Proteins from one Lacrimispora sphenoides genomic window:
- a CDS encoding class II fructose-bisphosphate aldolase yields MPLVTSKKMLLDAQKGNYAVGAFNVENMEMVMAVIDAAEELHAPVILQTTPSTVKYGGLNLYYANVKAAAERASVPVALHLDHGSSFELAMQALREGYTSIMIDGSHLSMEENAAISKSVVDACHPSCIPVEGELGRVGGKEDDLEGGDGGFTSPDEAAYFVEKTGIDYLAVSIGTAHGVYSGVPNIRIDILKEIRKKVSIPLVLHGTSGLADETVQECIREGICKVNYATDLRIAFSEGVKAVLKENQSVIDPKTYGKRGRESVKQYVWNKISVCGSGGKAGNYE; encoded by the coding sequence ATGCCGTTAGTTACTTCTAAAAAAATGTTACTTGATGCCCAAAAAGGAAACTATGCAGTCGGTGCCTTTAATGTGGAAAACATGGAAATGGTTATGGCTGTCATAGATGCGGCGGAGGAGCTTCACGCGCCGGTGATTCTGCAGACGACGCCGTCTACAGTAAAATACGGAGGCTTAAACCTGTACTATGCGAATGTAAAAGCAGCAGCCGAACGCGCTTCTGTCCCTGTGGCGCTTCACCTGGATCATGGCAGCAGCTTTGAACTGGCGATGCAGGCCCTTCGTGAGGGATATACCTCCATTATGATAGACGGTTCCCATTTGTCCATGGAAGAGAATGCGGCTATATCAAAGTCCGTTGTGGATGCCTGCCATCCGTCTTGCATACCGGTCGAAGGGGAGCTGGGGCGTGTGGGAGGAAAGGAAGATGATCTGGAGGGCGGCGACGGAGGATTCACATCACCGGATGAAGCCGCTTATTTTGTGGAAAAGACAGGGATCGATTATCTTGCGGTATCCATCGGAACCGCACATGGCGTATATTCCGGGGTTCCCAATATCCGCATTGATATACTAAAGGAAATCAGGAAGAAGGTTTCCATACCCCTTGTTCTCCATGGAACCTCCGGGCTTGCAGATGAAACGGTGCAGGAATGCATCCGGGAAGGCATTTGTAAAGTCAATTATGCGACGGATTTACGAATCGCATTTAGCGAAGGGGTGAAAGCGGTTCTAAAAGAAAACCAATCCGTTATTGATCCAAAAACTTATGGCAAAAGAGGCCGAGAGTCTGTAAAGCAGTATGTATGGAACAAAATTTCAGTTTGTGGCAGCGGGGGGAAAGCAGGAAATTATGAATAA
- a CDS encoding dihydroxyacetone kinase subunit DhaK, translated as MNKLINSQERMVPEMLEGYLSLNPDLYCKVPGVMGIKNKREEDKVSVVIAGGSGNEPWVLGFVGDGLADGAALGNVYTAPPSRTVLEVTRSVPHDKGVIFIAANHAGDVLNFELVRELAELEGIKSHCIYVSDDISSAPLEKKEERRGIAGISFVVKIAGAASKEGYGLEEMKRLVEKAVKNTRTFGVTTSPGYMPGSGEAMCELPDGFVEFGMGFNGEPGTKREELSSADAITEALMEQLLNEVPAGCEAAFMVNGYGFTSMLELCIVSRKVSEIAEANGIVNVHSFIDTLFSPQGTGGFSVSILILDDELKELYQKPCKSPLFRFQGGSR; from the coding sequence ATGAATAAGCTGATCAATAGCCAGGAGCGGATGGTACCGGAGATGCTGGAAGGCTATCTATCCTTAAATCCGGACCTGTACTGCAAGGTACCTGGCGTTATGGGTATTAAAAATAAAAGGGAAGAAGATAAGGTGTCGGTGGTCATTGCCGGAGGATCTGGGAATGAACCGTGGGTTCTGGGATTTGTAGGAGATGGCCTGGCTGACGGAGCTGCCCTGGGAAATGTTTATACGGCGCCGCCTTCCCGTACCGTATTGGAAGTAACAAGGTCAGTGCCTCATGATAAGGGCGTCATTTTTATCGCGGCAAATCATGCCGGAGATGTGCTGAATTTTGAACTGGTGCGGGAGCTGGCCGAATTGGAAGGAATTAAGTCCCATTGCATTTATGTATCCGATGATATTTCGTCGGCTCCCCTGGAAAAAAAGGAGGAACGCAGGGGGATAGCAGGAATTTCCTTTGTGGTTAAAATTGCGGGGGCAGCATCAAAAGAAGGCTATGGTCTGGAAGAAATGAAACGGTTGGTTGAGAAAGCAGTCAAAAACACCAGAACCTTTGGTGTAACAACCTCCCCGGGATATATGCCCGGATCAGGAGAGGCGATGTGCGAGCTTCCGGATGGCTTTGTGGAGTTTGGAATGGGATTTAATGGAGAGCCCGGAACGAAACGGGAAGAGCTCTCGTCAGCAGATGCGATAACAGAAGCGCTCATGGAACAGTTGTTAAATGAGGTCCCGGCAGGCTGTGAGGCTGCATTTATGGTGAATGGTTACGGATTTACCAGCATGCTGGAACTTTGCATCGTAAGCCGGAAAGTGAGTGAAATTGCAGAGGCAAACGGAATTGTCAATGTTCATTCATTTATTGATACCCTTTTTTCACCTCAGGGAACCGGTGGCTTTTCCGTATCAATACTGATCCTTGATGATGAGTTGAAAGAATTATATCAAAAACCCTGTAAATCCCCATTATTCCGGTTTCAAGGAGGCAGCAGATGA
- the dhaL gene encoding dihydroxyacetone kinase subunit DhaL, translating into MNVDQLNADQVKQLFLCVADRIVINEPYLTEIDMKIGDGDHGTGMELGFKAVLEQLPSLEAESVESVFQELGRILLDTMGGASGVLFGTMFISGVIRREPSCCFGLSDFAESFRVSLDAIMQRGKARVGDKTMVDALEPAVAALEHAASQGLTIHEGFSMAATAAKKGVEYTKEIKARFGRAKYYGDKAIGLQDAGATSVWLIFQAMSDWVSNNLI; encoded by the coding sequence ATGAATGTGGATCAACTAAATGCGGATCAGGTAAAGCAGCTTTTTCTGTGTGTTGCCGACCGGATTGTGATAAATGAGCCGTATCTGACAGAAATTGATATGAAAATAGGCGATGGAGATCATGGCACGGGAATGGAACTGGGATTTAAAGCGGTCCTGGAACAGCTTCCTTCCCTGGAAGCAGAATCCGTGGAATCTGTATTTCAGGAATTGGGGCGGATACTGCTTGATACCATGGGAGGAGCCTCAGGCGTTTTGTTTGGTACCATGTTTATCAGCGGTGTTATCCGTCGAGAACCATCCTGTTGTTTTGGGCTTTCGGATTTTGCGGAAAGCTTCCGGGTATCCCTGGATGCCATTATGCAAAGAGGGAAGGCCAGGGTCGGGGATAAGACTATGGTGGATGCATTGGAGCCAGCCGTTGCTGCGTTAGAACACGCCGCTTCCCAAGGGCTGACCATCCATGAGGGATTCTCCATGGCCGCAACAGCAGCAAAAAAGGGTGTTGAATATACAAAAGAGATAAAAGCCAGATTTGGAAGGGCTAAATATTACGGGGACAAGGCGATTGGACTGCAGGATGCGGGTGCTACATCCGTATGGCTGATTTTCCAGGCTATGTCGGATTGGGTATCAAATAACTTGATATAA
- a CDS encoding substrate-binding domain-containing protein, translating into MKKALKRFLVAGAVVLSLAGCQKAAQEPAVATNAGSEEASKPKETNDKSITVGVSLLNNAHVFYNNIEAAMNEKAKEMGYQLIIQDAAGDGNKQLNQVQDFITQKVDAIVICPTNSAGSKSMVELADAAGIPVFTMDVASDGEVISHISTDNYRGGELAAEYAVEHILKQKAGQAAVITYAEIEGCVQREKGFTEWLSKNAPDVSVVDVQNYSGDQGKAAEVMQNMLLKHENLDVVFCVGDPAAVGAMSSIDAVGSNVKVIGFDGNPEGVEAILSGGNWIADIAQDPSAIGITTLECIKKHLAGESVEKLIPIPPRVVDASNLK; encoded by the coding sequence ATGAAGAAAGCATTAAAGAGATTTTTAGTTGCAGGAGCAGTAGTTTTGAGTCTGGCGGGATGCCAGAAAGCCGCACAGGAACCGGCAGTGGCAACAAATGCGGGAAGCGAGGAGGCTTCAAAGCCTAAGGAAACCAATGACAAAAGCATCACAGTGGGTGTCAGCCTGTTAAACAATGCGCATGTTTTCTATAATAACATAGAGGCAGCTATGAATGAAAAGGCAAAAGAAATGGGATATCAGCTGATCATCCAGGATGCGGCCGGAGACGGCAACAAACAGCTGAATCAGGTACAGGATTTCATTACACAAAAAGTAGATGCTATCGTTATTTGTCCAACCAACTCCGCCGGAAGTAAATCCATGGTGGAACTGGCTGATGCAGCCGGTATACCGGTATTTACCATGGATGTTGCGTCGGATGGAGAAGTAATCAGCCATATTTCAACCGATAATTACAGAGGCGGAGAACTGGCTGCAGAATATGCGGTAGAACATATCCTGAAACAAAAAGCCGGTCAGGCGGCAGTTATTACATATGCAGAGATTGAAGGCTGCGTACAGCGTGAAAAAGGGTTCACAGAATGGCTTAGTAAAAATGCTCCCGATGTATCGGTTGTGGATGTACAGAACTATTCAGGAGACCAGGGAAAAGCGGCAGAAGTTATGCAGAATATGCTGTTAAAGCATGAAAACCTTGATGTGGTATTTTGCGTCGGCGATCCCGCGGCCGTAGGCGCCATGTCCTCCATTGATGCGGTGGGAAGTAATGTAAAAGTGATTGGTTTTGACGGAAACCCGGAAGGTGTTGAAGCGATTTTAAGCGGCGGAAACTGGATTGCTGATATTGCTCAGGATCCGTCAGCCATTGGAATAACAACATTGGAATGCATTAAGAAGCATCTGGCCGGTGAATCTGTTGAAAAATTAATTCCGATTCCGCCGAGAGTGGTTGACGCAAGCAACTTAAAATAA
- a CDS encoding sugar ABC transporter ATP-binding protein: MKEQAFVALEHISKSFPGVKALNDVSINFSPGRVHVLLGENGAGKSTIIKIISGVYQSDEGNLIVRGNKERFENTRESLGKGISVIHQELSVIPDLTIAENIFLGREPKTPLGLIDKQKMNQEAGKLLESLGMQINPRTFIRKLANGDKQMVEIARAVSQNSSMVIMDEPTSSLSEKEVGALFKVIKSLKEENVAVIYISHRLKEIREIGDDITILRDGKVVITLPLSQISEEEMINKMVGREMKQFYFRSENAVKDEIVLSVENLGRGGTFHNVSFQLRRGEILGVAGLIGAGRTEVMRTVFGADAPDSGSMFVDGRPYRPKSVKDGVASGIGLVPEDRRGQGLLLEKNVAINTTLSSLFQRSKKGLIDFAWEKAASEEYVKKMGTKTPGIKTRIRNLSGGNQQKVVIARWLLAGSRILIMDEPTRGIDVNAKAEIYNLMKEFVEAGGSIIMVSSDLPEILGVADRIMIMREGTVSGFIDTKEASEEKIMGLASISTESSGRAKE; encoded by the coding sequence ATGAAAGAACAGGCTTTCGTTGCTTTAGAACACATTAGTAAATCCTTCCCTGGCGTAAAAGCACTGAATGACGTTTCCATCAATTTTTCCCCTGGCAGAGTCCACGTTCTGCTGGGGGAAAATGGTGCAGGGAAATCTACAATTATTAAAATTATCTCAGGGGTATATCAATCGGATGAAGGGAATCTGATAGTCAGAGGAAATAAAGAAAGATTTGAAAACACCAGAGAATCCTTAGGGAAAGGAATCAGTGTGATCCATCAGGAGCTCAGTGTGATTCCGGATCTGACGATTGCTGAGAACATCTTCCTTGGAAGGGAACCAAAAACCCCCTTAGGGCTGATTGATAAGCAGAAGATGAATCAGGAAGCCGGTAAGCTGCTGGAATCATTGGGAATGCAAATAAACCCCAGGACATTTATCAGAAAGCTGGCCAATGGGGATAAGCAGATGGTCGAAATCGCCAGGGCGGTATCCCAAAACAGTTCAATGGTCATCATGGATGAGCCTACCTCCTCCTTGTCGGAAAAGGAAGTGGGGGCCTTGTTTAAAGTCATAAAGTCTTTAAAGGAAGAAAATGTAGCGGTTATTTACATATCCCACCGTTTGAAGGAGATACGCGAAATAGGGGATGATATTACGATTTTAAGGGATGGAAAGGTTGTTATAACTTTGCCCCTATCTCAAATTTCAGAAGAAGAAATGATCAACAAGATGGTCGGAAGAGAAATGAAGCAGTTCTATTTCCGGTCAGAAAATGCAGTGAAGGATGAAATTGTGTTATCCGTAGAAAACCTGGGACGAGGCGGCACGTTCCACAATGTCTCGTTTCAGCTGAGAAGGGGAGAAATCCTGGGTGTTGCAGGTTTGATCGGTGCTGGACGGACAGAAGTGATGAGAACTGTTTTCGGAGCGGATGCCCCGGACTCTGGTTCTATGTTTGTCGATGGCAGACCATACCGGCCGAAATCTGTAAAGGATGGGGTTGCATCCGGGATTGGCCTTGTTCCGGAGGACAGAAGGGGCCAGGGGCTGCTTCTTGAAAAGAATGTAGCCATCAATACGACGTTATCCAGCTTGTTTCAAAGGTCTAAAAAGGGATTGATCGACTTCGCCTGGGAAAAGGCGGCGTCAGAGGAATATGTGAAAAAGATGGGGACGAAAACTCCCGGGATCAAGACCAGGATTAGAAATCTCTCAGGTGGTAACCAGCAGAAGGTGGTCATTGCAAGGTGGCTTCTTGCAGGCTCCCGTATTTTGATCATGGACGAGCCTACCAGGGGGATTGATGTCAATGCAAAAGCTGAAATCTACAACTTGATGAAGGAGTTTGTAGAGGCCGGAGGCAGCATTATCATGGTTTCCTCTGATCTGCCAGAAATTCTTGGAGTTGCAGACCGGATTATGATCATGAGGGAAGGGACTGTTTCAGGATTTATAGATACCAAAGAGGCTTCGGAAGAAAAAATCATGGGTTTGGCAAGTATCAGCACAGAAAGTTCCGGGAGGGCAAAAGAATGA
- a CDS encoding ABC transporter permease — protein MNKQKPNKYLTFAKDNTMLIFLILLFALCLMFVPRFATIGNFKNVLIQIAINALIATGMTFVILSDGIDLSVGSVAALAGIAAAACIKLFPDAGIGLSLCVIVAASVVVGGICGSINGLFVSVLNVPPFIATLAMMNAARGLGYVFTDAKPIFGLPASFGWVGLRSVGPVPVSVILMFLVIGTAIFILGRTCYGRYIYAVGSNTEVAKLSGIQVRKIKMSVYIICGILAALAGAVLASKLQNGQATAAAGYELNAIAAVAMGGTSMSGGRGGMVQTIFGLFVIGIINNALSLLGISSYWQTIAMGVIILIAVVIDRLQSNE, from the coding sequence ATGAATAAACAAAAACCAAATAAATATCTGACATTTGCAAAAGATAATACCATGCTGATTTTCCTGATCCTTTTGTTTGCACTTTGCCTGATGTTTGTTCCCAGGTTTGCAACCATCGGTAACTTTAAGAATGTATTGATTCAAATTGCAATTAATGCATTGATTGCAACCGGCATGACGTTTGTGATTCTTTCTGATGGAATTGATTTATCCGTTGGCTCTGTTGCGGCACTTGCCGGTATTGCAGCAGCAGCCTGCATCAAGCTGTTTCCGGATGCCGGCATAGGGCTGAGCTTGTGTGTGATTGTGGCAGCATCTGTAGTGGTCGGAGGAATTTGCGGCAGCATCAACGGATTATTTGTATCTGTTTTAAACGTTCCGCCCTTTATCGCCACACTGGCGATGATGAATGCCGCAAGAGGTCTGGGATATGTTTTTACAGATGCAAAACCGATATTCGGACTTCCGGCTTCTTTTGGCTGGGTAGGACTTCGCTCGGTTGGTCCGGTGCCGGTATCTGTCATACTCATGTTTTTGGTGATTGGTACTGCCATTTTTATTCTTGGAAGAACCTGTTACGGCAGATACATTTATGCGGTAGGAAGCAATACGGAGGTTGCAAAGCTCAGCGGAATCCAGGTCAGGAAGATCAAAATGTCCGTTTATATTATCTGCGGAATCTTAGCGGCCCTTGCTGGTGCTGTATTGGCTTCTAAACTGCAGAACGGTCAGGCAACAGCTGCAGCCGGATATGAGCTGAATGCCATTGCTGCTGTAGCTATGGGAGGCACCAGTATGTCCGGGGGACGGGGCGGTATGGTGCAGACGATCTTTGGACTCTTTGTCATCGGAATCATAAATAATGCATTGAGTCTGTTAGGCATATCCTCTTACTGGCAGACCATTGCCATGGGAGTTATTATTCTCATTGCAGTGGTGATTGACCGGTTACAGAGCAATGAGTGA
- a CDS encoding AraC family transcriptional regulator gives MNTLAQFNDAMAYIERNLMLDIEPGQIARISGCSEYHFRRMFSFLAGMPLGEYIRRRRLSAAGLMLQNDSVKVIDLALQLGYESPEAFSKAFQVMHGVTPSQAKKTNTELKVLPPMTFQLTIKGGIEMNYRVVEKDEFYVVGFKKRITVQFKGINPQMDSLVQKLTPQIIDELKGLCDMEPKGMLSVSANFHERTTEGSQLDQYIGVATSKTASDGYDILHVAASTWAVFKAVGPFPEAIQDTWAKIYGEWFPASGYELTGGPELLWNETPDTSRADYKSEIWIPVRKING, from the coding sequence ATGAATACGCTGGCTCAATTTAATGATGCAATGGCATATATTGAAAGAAACTTGATGCTTGATATTGAACCGGGTCAAATCGCACGTATATCCGGCTGTTCAGAATATCATTTTCGCAGAATGTTTTCTTTTCTTGCAGGAATGCCATTAGGTGAATATATTCGCCGCAGGCGGCTGTCGGCAGCAGGACTGATGTTACAGAACGATTCGGTAAAAGTCATTGATTTAGCATTACAGCTTGGCTATGAATCACCTGAAGCTTTTAGTAAAGCTTTTCAAGTGATGCATGGAGTAACCCCTTCGCAAGCCAAAAAAACAAACACTGAACTTAAAGTCCTGCCTCCAATGACCTTTCAATTAACAATCAAAGGAGGAATAGAAATGAATTATCGGGTTGTCGAAAAAGACGAATTTTATGTTGTTGGATTTAAAAAAAGAATTACAGTGCAATTTAAAGGGATCAATCCACAGATGGACTCATTGGTACAAAAATTAACTCCTCAAATTATTGATGAGCTAAAAGGATTATGCGACATGGAACCAAAAGGAATGCTCAGTGTTTCTGCGAATTTTCATGAGCGTACCACGGAAGGCTCACAGCTTGACCAGTATATCGGAGTTGCTACTTCCAAAACGGCTTCTGACGGCTATGATATCCTTCATGTCGCGGCATCTACTTGGGCGGTATTTAAAGCGGTTGGTCCATTTCCAGAGGCGATACAGGACACATGGGCTAAGATTTATGGGGAATGGTTCCCGGCATCGGGATATGAATTGACCGGGGGACCGGAGTTATTGTGGAATGAAACCCCTGATACGAGCAGGGCAGATTATAAAAGTGAGATATGGATCCCTGTCCGCAAAATTAACGGTTAA
- a CDS encoding RNA polymerase sigma factor: MRQENYDKMTGYIIENQKKFYRLAFSYAQNQEDALDIVQNAVLKALDHYESLKNTDAIKTWFYRILVNESIYFLKKNKKEIASGEDLGLEIPYYEQGFEPSDDLYHEINRLDIEVQNIIKLRFFEEMSLKEIAEITGANLNTVKARLYRGLKLLKQNIQEVNL; encoded by the coding sequence ATGAGACAAGAGAACTATGATAAGATGACAGGCTACATCATTGAAAACCAGAAAAAGTTTTACCGGCTCGCATTCAGCTACGCCCAAAACCAGGAGGATGCACTGGATATTGTTCAGAATGCGGTATTAAAAGCGCTGGATCATTATGAATCTTTAAAAAATACAGATGCCATTAAAACATGGTTTTACAGGATTCTTGTAAACGAGAGCATTTATTTCCTCAAGAAAAATAAAAAAGAGATCGCCTCAGGAGAAGACCTGGGTCTGGAGATCCCCTATTATGAACAGGGCTTTGAACCATCGGATGACCTTTATCACGAGATCAACCGGTTGGATATAGAAGTACAAAACATCATTAAGCTTCGTTTTTTTGAAGAAATGTCGCTGAAAGAGATTGCAGAGATCACCGGTGCCAATTTAAACACGGTAAAGGCTAGATTGTACCGAGGCTTAAAATTGTTAAAGCAGAATATTCAGGAGGTAAACTTATGA
- a CDS encoding RsiV family protein, with product MNQLDDAKKRYDETPIPEELSGRIQGAIEQFEGRKATSTTNHNGNGKRRYYKWGVGTAAAFLITFTAALNINTAFAEEVHQIPVVGAIARVLTVSSYKKTVGDEKISVEVPGVEFIQNDTHGLSKQINEEIQEICSKYADESLERAQEYKQAFLDTGGTEAEWAEHKIEIKVWYEIKAQSDDYLSFVVRGTESWTSAYSQEKYYNIDLKSGKLLSLGDVLGEDYINKANESINSQMEEKSKEIGIPFFTPEEGGFESITDETKFYMKDNGNPVIVFDKYEIAPGAAGSVEFEIVR from the coding sequence ATGAACCAGTTGGATGATGCAAAAAAAAGATACGATGAGACTCCCATTCCCGAGGAATTAAGCGGACGCATACAGGGTGCCATCGAGCAGTTTGAAGGAAGAAAAGCAACTAGCACCACGAATCATAATGGGAATGGAAAGAGACGGTACTATAAATGGGGAGTGGGAACAGCGGCAGCTTTCCTTATTACATTTACTGCGGCGCTGAATATAAACACAGCTTTTGCAGAGGAGGTACACCAGATTCCGGTTGTAGGTGCCATCGCCCGGGTCCTGACCGTAAGCTCCTATAAAAAGACTGTTGGGGATGAAAAAATTTCGGTAGAAGTGCCGGGAGTGGAATTTATCCAAAACGACACTCATGGACTTTCCAAGCAAATAAATGAAGAAATCCAGGAAATCTGCAGCAAATATGCGGATGAATCATTGGAGCGTGCACAGGAATATAAACAGGCGTTTTTAGATACAGGAGGAACAGAGGCAGAATGGGCGGAACATAAGATCGAGATTAAGGTGTGGTATGAGATCAAGGCTCAAAGCGATGACTATCTTTCTTTTGTGGTGAGGGGAACAGAGAGCTGGACCTCTGCCTACAGTCAGGAAAAGTACTATAACATAGATCTAAAATCAGGAAAGCTATTATCACTAGGAGATGTTCTTGGAGAGGATTACATCAATAAAGCAAACGAGAGCATTAATAGCCAGATGGAGGAAAAATCAAAGGAAATTGGTATTCCATTTTTTACTCCTGAGGAGGGCGGTTTCGAAAGCATTACTGATGAGACAAAATTTTATATGAAGGATAATGGAAATCCGGTTATAGTTTTTGACAAATATGAGATAGCACCAGGAGCTGCCGGGTCAGTCGAATTTGAAATAGTAAGGTAA
- a CDS encoding MerR family transcriptional regulator gives MKTYMTSEIAHSIGIHPNTVRLYEELELIPKPERRANGYRIFTDFHMEQIKFVRIALKVEVLQNGLRKQAITIIKTSATGSFDKAINLTEHYLQQIKNEQSNAEEAIEITQKLLSGSSQDQESGAMVLTRKETADYLQISMEALRNWEMNGLLTIKRKQNGYRVYTDEDIRRLKIIRSLRCGNYSLSAILRMLNTLSQNPKADIRQVIDTPDENDDIISVCDKLLTSLQFAEENAKVMLAHLEKMKEQFEINPTL, from the coding sequence ATGAAAACTTACATGACATCCGAAATTGCGCATAGTATAGGAATCCATCCCAATACGGTACGTCTTTATGAAGAACTTGAGCTTATACCCAAACCAGAGCGGAGGGCAAACGGTTATCGCATTTTTACAGATTTTCATATGGAGCAGATTAAGTTCGTAAGAATAGCACTAAAGGTTGAGGTTTTACAAAATGGATTGAGAAAACAGGCAATTACCATTATTAAGACCTCTGCTACCGGAAGTTTTGACAAGGCGATTAATTTGACGGAACATTATTTGCAGCAGATAAAAAATGAGCAAAGTAATGCGGAGGAAGCCATAGAGATCACTCAAAAGCTGTTATCAGGCAGCAGCCAGGATCAAGAATCTGGTGCAATGGTTTTAACCAGAAAAGAAACGGCCGATTATTTACAAATTTCAATGGAGGCTTTAAGAAATTGGGAAATGAATGGCCTGCTCACTATAAAACGAAAACAAAACGGCTACCGGGTTTATACGGATGAGGATATTCGGCGGCTCAAAATCATTCGTTCCCTGCGTTGTGGGAATTACTCCCTTTCGGCAATTTTACGAATGCTGAATACATTATCCCAAAATCCAAAAGCAGATATCCGGCAGGTGATTGATACACCGGATGAAAACGATGATATCATTTCCGTATGTGATAAGCTTCTCACTTCTTTGCAATTTGCGGAGGAAAATGCGAAAGTTATGCTGGCGCACCTTGAGAAGATGAAAGAACAATTTGAAATAAACCCTACACTTTGA
- a CDS encoding ABC transporter ATP-binding protein, whose translation METTIEVKGLCKSYAQVKAIENINISICRGEVFGLLGANGAGKSTTIECILGTKKQDSGTVSILELNPQKDRKKLFERVGVQFQEANYQDKIKVDELCEVTASLYKSTLDYGVLLEQFGLSEKSNNLVSELSGGQKQRLFIVLALIPDPEVVFLDELTTGLDARARREVWKSLSQLKERGITILLTSHFMDEVEALCDRIMILKNGKSIFYGSIKEAVTASPYEKLEDAYLWYTDGEGEYENI comes from the coding sequence ATGGAAACAACCATAGAAGTAAAAGGACTGTGCAAGTCTTACGCCCAAGTGAAAGCGATAGAGAATATTAATATCTCAATTTGCCGTGGGGAAGTATTTGGCTTGCTTGGAGCAAACGGTGCAGGTAAAAGCACCACAATTGAATGTATCCTGGGAACGAAAAAACAGGATAGCGGAACGGTATCCATTTTGGAATTGAATCCGCAAAAAGACAGGAAAAAACTTTTTGAGAGGGTCGGTGTTCAATTTCAGGAAGCCAATTATCAGGACAAAATCAAGGTAGATGAGCTTTGTGAAGTTACTGCTTCGCTTTACAAAAGCACCCTGGATTATGGTGTTCTACTGGAGCAGTTCGGGCTTTCGGAAAAGTCAAATAATCTGGTCAGTGAACTTTCAGGAGGTCAGAAGCAACGGCTTTTTATCGTGCTTGCGCTGATTCCAGATCCAGAAGTCGTGTTTTTAGACGAGCTTACAACAGGATTGGATGCCAGGGCACGGCGGGAAGTGTGGAAGAGCCTTTCCCAGTTAAAAGAAAGAGGTATCACCATTTTGCTGACCTCTCATTTTATGGATGAGGTGGAAGCCCTTTGTGACAGGATTATGATTTTGAAGAACGGGAAGAGCATATTTTACGGTTCCATAAAAGAAGCGGTCACAGCAAGTCCTTATGAAAAGCTTGAGGATGCATATCTTTGGTACACAGACGGGGAGGGTGAATATGAAAACATTTAA
- a CDS encoding ABC transporter permease, with protein MKTFKTLLKTEGKLSLRGLDMFIFAICMPVVVVVILGAVFGDKPAFDGAEYTFLEQSFGAVSAIAICAGGVMGLPLVVSDYRSRKILKRFKVTPADPALILAVQVAIYALYSFASLILIYTTGALFFGFQLKGSWLPFLGAYLLVMLSMFSIGMLVGGIAPNTKIAGAAASLLYFPMLIFSGATLPYEVMPAAFQKAADLLPLTQGIKLLKAASLGLPMDRVFIPVMVMIAIAVICISISLRFFKWE; from the coding sequence ATGAAAACATTTAAAACGTTACTTAAAACAGAAGGAAAATTATCTCTTCGTGGGCTGGACATGTTTATTTTTGCTATTTGTATGCCGGTTGTCGTGGTTGTAATCTTAGGAGCAGTTTTTGGAGACAAACCCGCTTTTGATGGTGCAGAATATACGTTCCTGGAACAATCCTTTGGTGCGGTATCAGCCATTGCCATATGTGCCGGAGGCGTGATGGGGCTTCCCCTGGTTGTATCTGATTATCGAAGCAGAAAGATTTTAAAGCGGTTTAAGGTAACGCCCGCTGATCCTGCTCTTATCCTGGCGGTGCAGGTTGCTATTTACGCACTTTATTCGTTTGCATCCCTTATCCTGATATATACAACTGGAGCGCTATTTTTTGGATTTCAATTAAAAGGCTCGTGGCTTCCATTTCTAGGGGCATACTTGTTGGTCATGTTGTCCATGTTCAGCATTGGGATGCTGGTGGGCGGAATTGCACCGAACACGAAAATAGCCGGTGCCGCCGCCAGCCTGTTGTACTTTCCAATGCTTATTTTTTCAGGTGCCACTCTGCCTTACGAGGTGATGCCTGCTGCATTTCAAAAAGCTGCAGACCTCCTTCCGCTGACTCAGGGAATTAAACTTCTTAAGGCGGCCTCACTGGGGCTGCCAATGGATAGGGTTTTCATTCCGGTTATGGTGATGATCGCCATTGCGGTGATATGTATCAGTATTTCCTTACGCTTTTTCAAGTGGGAATGA